Proteins encoded together in one Streptomyces umbrinus window:
- a CDS encoding threonine ammonia-lyase — protein sequence MQETRLDTARIRAARRVIDPIFLDTPLYRCEALEPHLGCAVSVKLETANPVRSFKARGTEVIASRLADHGPRAVVCASAGNLGQALAWSGRGRDLDVTVVASRFATVAKLDRIRALGARLELVDGDHEPARERAAAIARYDGIRLVEDSLDIETCEGAATIGLELVDPVPEFDTVLIALGGGALATGVGHVVKALAPEVEVICVQPLGAPALTLSWRGRRVVTTDSTDTIADGVAGRRPIPAVLDDLLLVADDAVLVQEASITAGMRMLLHHAGLVVEPSAALGIAAILEDRDRFAGRHVVTIVCGSNVDVDAYHRWVGAAPAHRP from the coding sequence GTGCAGGAGACGCGTCTCGACACCGCTCGGATCCGGGCGGCCCGCCGGGTGATCGACCCGATTTTCCTCGACACCCCGCTGTATCGCTGCGAGGCGCTGGAGCCCCACCTCGGGTGCGCGGTGAGCGTCAAGCTCGAAACGGCGAACCCGGTCCGCAGCTTCAAGGCCCGCGGGACCGAGGTCATCGCGAGCCGGCTCGCCGACCATGGCCCGCGAGCCGTGGTGTGCGCCAGTGCGGGCAATCTCGGCCAGGCCCTCGCCTGGTCCGGTCGCGGCCGGGATCTCGACGTCACCGTCGTGGCATCCCGCTTCGCGACGGTGGCCAAGCTCGATCGCATCCGCGCACTGGGCGCCAGGCTGGAACTGGTGGACGGCGACCACGAGCCGGCTCGCGAGCGGGCGGCGGCCATCGCCCGGTACGACGGCATCCGGCTGGTCGAGGACAGCCTCGACATCGAGACCTGCGAGGGCGCGGCGACCATCGGCCTGGAACTGGTGGATCCCGTGCCGGAGTTCGACACCGTCCTGATCGCGCTCGGCGGCGGGGCACTGGCCACCGGTGTGGGTCATGTCGTGAAGGCCCTGGCGCCCGAGGTCGAGGTGATCTGCGTCCAGCCGCTGGGCGCACCGGCGCTGACGCTCTCGTGGCGCGGGCGGCGCGTCGTCACCACCGACTCGACCGACACCATCGCCGACGGCGTCGCCGGCCGGCGTCCCATCCCTGCCGTCCTGGACGATCTCCTCCTGGTCGCCGACGACGCCGTCCTGGTCCAGGAGGCGTCGATCACCGCCGGTATGCGGATGCTCCTCCACCACGCCGGCCTCGTCGTCGAACCGTCGGCCGCGCTCGGCATCGCGGCGATCCTCGAAGACCGTGACCGCTTCGCCGGCCGGCACGTGGTCACCATCGTGTGTGGCAGCAACGTCGATGTGGACGCCTATCACCGCTGGGTCGGTGCCGCTCCCGCCCACAGGCCCTGA